A genome region from Elusimicrobiota bacterium includes the following:
- a CDS encoding MATE family efflux transporter, producing the protein MRRHFAGEELRSVFALAAPIAALQTGLILQGTVATLFAGHLGAQAIATVGLAGSTYFMILITAFGILLGIDPLSARAFGAGRRDECAEVLVHALVVALAAAVPVFAALSASGRFLAWVGIEPSLAATTAAYLKILRWGLFPALLFTACRQYLQTLSVTMPQLAAVLAADVVGAVLDYALMFGHFGLPALGVSGAAWAALGGYGVMLVVVAAAAAWQVRASGWRWSGLKPAMLWELVRLGVPAAGQMVAESGAFSLTSLLCGRMGAVASAAHQIVLNLAGLSFMVPLGVSHAAAVRVGQGIGHHRPDRAARSGWAALAMGVAFMSLTCLAYIFLPRAILGLYTTDAAVLDLGVKLLVVAGFFQVFDATQVVMTGALRGLGETRVPMLANAVGYWAVGLPVGVYLAFAAGRGALGLWIGLCLGLCSVAVALLWVWRGRAAALGRGETPPEPEALAAAQAPGAI; encoded by the coding sequence CGCAGGCCATCGCCACCGTGGGCCTGGCCGGCTCCACCTACTTCATGATCCTCATCACGGCCTTCGGCATCCTGCTGGGCATCGACCCGCTCTCGGCCCGGGCCTTCGGCGCGGGCCGGCGCGACGAATGCGCCGAGGTCTTGGTGCACGCCTTGGTCGTGGCTCTGGCGGCCGCGGTGCCCGTGTTCGCGGCCTTGAGCGCCTCGGGCCGGTTCCTGGCCTGGGTCGGCATCGAGCCGAGCCTGGCCGCGACCACGGCCGCGTATCTGAAGATCCTGCGCTGGGGGCTCTTCCCGGCCCTGCTCTTCACCGCCTGCCGCCAGTACCTGCAGACCTTGAGCGTCACCATGCCCCAGCTGGCAGCGGTGCTCGCCGCCGACGTCGTGGGAGCGGTCTTGGACTACGCGCTCATGTTCGGGCACTTCGGCTTGCCGGCGCTGGGCGTCTCCGGAGCGGCCTGGGCCGCGCTCGGCGGCTACGGCGTCATGCTCGTGGTGGTGGCCGCGGCCGCGGCATGGCAGGTGCGCGCCAGCGGCTGGCGCTGGAGCGGGCTCAAGCCCGCGATGCTGTGGGAGCTCGTGCGCCTGGGCGTGCCCGCGGCCGGGCAGATGGTGGCGGAGAGCGGAGCCTTCAGCCTCACCAGCCTGCTCTGCGGCCGCATGGGCGCCGTGGCCTCGGCCGCGCACCAGATCGTCTTGAACCTGGCCGGGCTCTCCTTCATGGTGCCGCTGGGCGTCTCGCACGCGGCCGCGGTGCGCGTGGGCCAGGGCATCGGCCACCATCGGCCCGACCGCGCCGCGCGCTCCGGCTGGGCCGCCCTGGCCATGGGCGTCGCCTTCATGAGCCTCACCTGCCTGGCCTACATCTTCCTGCCCCGCGCCATCCTGGGCCTCTACACCACGGACGCGGCCGTGCTCGACCTGGGGGTCAAGCTCCTGGTCGTGGCGGGCTTCTTCCAGGTCTTCGACGCCACGCAGGTGGTCATGACCGGGGCTCTGCGCGGTCTGGGAGAGACGCGCGTGCCCATGCTGGCCAACGCGGTCGGCTACTGGGCCGTGGGCCTGCCCGTGGGGGTCTATCTCGCCTTCGCCGCGGGCCGGGGAGCCCTCGGGCTCTGGATCGGCCTGTGCCTGGGACTGTGCTCCGTGGCCGTGGCTTTGCTCTGGGTCTGGCGCGGCCGCGCCGCGGCCCTGGGGCGGGGCGAGACTCCGCCGGAGCCCGAGGCCCTGGCCGCGGCCCAGGCTCCCGGGGCGATTTGA